The segment TTTGATGCTGGTGTACGTGTGTTCCATTATGGCCCCCATAACCTGCATTGCAAAATAGCAGTGATCGATGACATTTGGGCAACTGCTGGCAGCGCTAATTTCGACGTCATCAGTTTCTTCCATAATCGAGAAGCCAATTTGGTGATTACCGAACCTGCTGCTATTGATAAATTAAAACAGCAATTTCTTGATGATCTGGCCCATAGCCAAGAATTGACACCAGAGAAATGGCAGAAGCTACCCTTATGGAAAAAATGGACAGGGTATCTGGTGCGCGCACTTAAAGTATTTTTCTAGGGTGTTTTATGAAAATACTGATGAGCAATTTGGGTTATCTGCGCGGCATCAGCGGTTCACTTACGCATCATATTCTCTTCGCATACCGGCATTTTTATTGTTCTGCTGTGGTCCAAGAAAAAGTATGGCGGCAGTTAGCAGAAATAATGAGCCGGGAGCGCCCCGATCTATGCTGCTTTGTGGAAATCGAGCAAGCAGCATTCCATAAGGCTAATTTCTGCCTGTTGGAAGGTATCACGGGGGAAACTTATCCATTCTTCGATATCGAGAATAAATATCTTAATACCAGTCCTCTACGTTCTTTTCCCCTGACGCGCGGCAAAAGCAATGCTTTCTTGTCAAAGCAGGATTTGCCGTATAAGAAAATTCACTTCACGTGTGGAACCAAACGCCTGATCTATAAAATTGGCCTTACATCAGAGGTGACATTGTTCTTTACCCATTTTTCATTAAATAAGAAAGTAAGAAAACGGCAGTTGCTGGAAGCAGGTCAAATGGTTAAAAACACGCCAGGTGAGGTTATCTTTCTTGGTGATTTCAATATTCTAAGCGGATTTAAGGAACTGGCCCCGCTCCTGCAGAATGGGGAACTTGTCCTATTAAACCGCAAGGAACATAAGACTTTTACTTTTCATGTCTTTCATAAAGTTCTTGATATTTGTCTTTGCACTAAGAACATTGCCCACCAATGTAATCTTCAAGTGATTCCGCAACCTTATTCAGATCACGATGCCCTTCTACTCGAAATAAAATAAAAAGTAACGCTTATCCCGACCAAACATGCGAGACATAACATCCCGGGTTAAAAGCAGGGATCAATTAACACTAGTTGACTGGGTATAGCCGTAATTATATTAAAGTTTGACGGAGCGTAACCGCAAGCTATTGGCAACCACCGACACTGAACTTAGTGCCATCGCTGCACTGGCAATCACTGGGCTTAACAACAATCCAAAAAATGGGTAAAGAACGCCCGCTGCTACCGGCACGCCAAGTACATTATAGATAAAAGCGAAGAACAAATTTTGACGAATATTTGACATGGTCAAACGACTAAGGCGACGGGCACGAACAATACCCATAAGATCACCTTTTATTAATGTTACTCCAGCACTTTCCATTGCTACATCCGTGCCGGTTCCCATTGCAATACCTACTTGGGCTTGGGCAAGTGCAGGTGCATCATTTACGCCATCACCAGCCATCACTACTTTGAGGCCTTGTTGTTGCAGCAGGCGTACCACTTCATTTTTTCGATCTGGTGACACTTCTGCTTCAATCTCATCGATAGTAAGCTGGTTGGCTACGGCTTGGGCTGTGGCTTTGCTGTCACCAGTGAGCATAACGATCCGCAAACCTTCTGCCTTTAATTGTTTTAAAGCTTCTAATGTAGTGGTTTTGATTGGGTCTGCTACACTGATCACAGCTGCGGGTTTGCCATCAACAGTAGCGAACATAGCGGTTTGGCCCTTGGCACGTAATTGTTCGGCGGCATCATTAAGAGATGTAAAATCGATACCAAGTGAGAGCAGCAGCGCTTTGTTACCCAGCGCTACACTACGGCCTTCAATTGTACCTTTCACACCTTGGCCAGTAATTGATATAAAATCTTGAACGGCTGCAAGTGTCATACCACGTTCTTCTGCACCCTTAATAATGGCTGATGCTAACGGGTGCTCGCTGCTTTTTTCTAAACTGGCAACCAGTTTCAATATTTCGTTTTTCTCAAAGCCGGGCGCGGTAACAACTTCCATCAGCTTGGGTTTACCTTCGGTAAGCGTGCCAGTTTTATCGATAATAAGCGTATCGACTTTTTCCAAGATTTCAAGTGCTTCAGCGTTTTTGATCAACACGCCAGCATGCGCACCACGGCCCGTACCAGAAATAATCGACATAGGCGTTGCAAGGCCAAGGGCACAGGGGCAAGCGATAATCAGCACGGCTACAGCGTTAACAATAGCATAAGCTAGTTTCGGCTCTGGTCCCCAAATCCACCAGATACCCGCAGTCATCGCAGCTACTAGCACTACGATAGGAACGAAGTATCCAGACACTGTATCTACCATACGCTGAATTGGTGCACGGGTACGCTGGGCCTTTGAAACCATTTCAACAATCTGCGCTAACATGGTTTCATTACCAACACGTTCCGCTTTCATAATAAAACCGCCTGTATTATTAAGCGTCGCACCAATAACTTTATCCCCGGGGTTTTTCTCTACCGGCACGGATTCGCCTGTAACCATTGATTGATCAACACTGCTATGGCCTTCCACCACCACGCCATCGACCGGAACTTTTTCACCGGGGCGTACACGTAACAGATCACCCTTATGCACGAGAGAAAGTGAAACATCTTCTTCCCTTCCATTAGACCGGATGATGCGGGCCATTTTAGGGGCAAGATCAAGCAGCGCACGCATCGCGTTTCTGGCCTGGTTGCGGGCTTTAAGTTCTAACACTTGGCCAAGCAATACAAGCGCTGTAATCACCGCTGCTGCTTCAAAATATACTTCCAACTCAAGCCCACTGGCAAGCTTGGCTATTTGTTCAGGAAACAACGTAAGAAGCAGGCTATAGATATAAGCAACACCTGTGCCCAACGCGATCAAGGTGAACATATTGAGGTTTTTGTTCTTCACCGAATCCATTGCCCGCGTAAAGAATGGCCAACCGCCCCATAGCACCACTGGTGTAGCAATAGCAAGTTCTATCCAATGAGTGGGCCTTGAGTTTAACCATTCATGGGGAAGGTTCGGAATAAAATGTGCACCCATTACAAAAATTGCCAATGGCAGCGATAACAACGCCGACACCCAAAAGCGGCGCGTCATATCAATAAGTTCTGGATCAGGTCCGCTATCAAGCGCTATTTTCTCTGGCTCCAACGTCATACCACAGATCGGACAATTTCCTGGCTGTTTTTGTCGGATTTGTGGATGCATCGGACAGGTATAAATTACGCTGTTGTCCGCGAAGATTTCTTGTTGAGAGGGAGCTGGAGGTGACTTATGCTGCTGGGCGGAATGATCCCCATTATGTATATGCCCTTGATGTATATGATTATGCTGATGTTCCATTTAATTTCCTTTAGTCGCCAACGCTTTCACTGCAATGATCATGGGCCATGTTATCTTTCATTGGGATATTAAAATCATAAGCATGTTTATAATGACCCATGAAAAAATACTTTATCGCATAATAACCGGTACAAAGAATACCGCTAGTAGCAAAGACCACGAGTAGTATGCCCGCCGTTTTAATCAGCCTTGCGTGAAGTTCTTTTCCATAATGTATTGCCGCTAAACCGATAGCCAAGGCTAATACTTCAAAGATAAAAGCAATATGCGCCATAAACATGACCATTAGTGATGCTCCCCTTTATAAGGATTTTTTTCTTCTTTATCATCATGATGATGTTTGCTGTGCATAAATAAATGAATCAGCGGGCAGGATAATAACAGGAGATAAGGTAAGGCATTAACCACATGATTCCAGTGGTCAATTACCAGGAGGACACCCAGTACCACGAGGCATACAATAGACACCTTGGTAACAAATGCTTTGTGCCAGAAACCGTATTTCTTACGGGAATATTGTTCTTGGTTCATAAGCCCTCCTATTATGCTAAATGATATTTTATAATTTTTCTTGTTGGCACCAATTGTTCTTTCTTATCGGTGCTTTTTGTTATAAGTTTGTTATCTTACTCCCATCACCTTTTATTATACCACTATGCGCGCCGAGTTTTTTTCCCCCACGTAAGCAGAGATAACAAGTGATACGAATATAATACCAGATATATTGATAATTGCCACTTGCACCTAATGCTCATATTAGGTGGGATTATAACACTTTAATCCTTTTTTGTAAGCACAAATTGATTTTAGTTACCAAAGATCTTAGCTTCTTCTATATGTGCTATACGCTGTAAAGAAGCATCAGGAAAACTTAACATCTCAGGTGGAACTCTAACAGGATTATGTTTTATAGCAATTGGACGAAAAGAATCTTCTAATCCCCACCAATCTGATATAGAGAACTTATTATTCCCCAGAGTAAAATAATGCGCTGTATTAGTTTTAATATCTGCATTTACTTTGGCAAATACACAAATACTTAATAACCCCCAAATTATAGTTTCTGGAATATGCAGTCTATTTTTTGATATATGAAATGCAAGCAATGGGCCATTTCTAGATAATAATTTGTATTGAGGCAGAATTTCTTTTCCATGCACTTGAGAACATCTAAAAATATAATATAAAACTAGCCATATCGAGTTTTTCTATATCTTTGCCTTTTTCATCTTTTAACTTAATATTACCCCAGTAGGTATTATCGAAATCTACTCCTGAACCTGTCATAGGTTCTAAAATCCAATAATAATCACGAATAAATTTTATAT is part of the Alphaproteobacteria bacterium genome and harbors:
- a CDS encoding copper-translocating P-type ATPase, translated to MHPQIRQKQPGNCPICGMTLEPEKIALDSGPDPELIDMTRRFWVSALLSLPLAIFVMGAHFIPNLPHEWLNSRPTHWIELAIATPVVLWGGWPFFTRAMDSVKNKNLNMFTLIALGTGVAYIYSLLLTLFPEQIAKLASGLELEVYFEAAAVITALVLLGQVLELKARNQARNAMRALLDLAPKMARIIRSNGREEDVSLSLVHKGDLLRVRPGEKVPVDGVVVEGHSSVDQSMVTGESVPVEKNPGDKVIGATLNNTGGFIMKAERVGNETMLAQIVEMVSKAQRTRAPIQRMVDTVSGYFVPIVVLVAAMTAGIWWIWGPEPKLAYAIVNAVAVLIIACPCALGLATPMSIISGTGRGAHAGVLIKNAEALEILEKVDTLIIDKTGTLTEGKPKLMEVVTAPGFEKNEILKLVASLEKSSEHPLASAIIKGAEERGMTLAAVQDFISITGQGVKGTIEGRSVALGNKALLLSLGIDFTSLNDAAEQLRAKGQTAMFATVDGKPAAVISVADPIKTTTLEALKQLKAEGLRIVMLTGDSKATAQAVANQLTIDEIEAEVSPDRKNEVVRLLQQQGLKVVMAGDGVNDAPALAQAQVGIAMGTGTDVAMESAGVTLIKGDLMGIVRARRLSRLTMSNIRQNLFFAFIYNVLGVPVAAGVLYPFFGLLLSPVIASAAMALSSVSVVANSLRLRSVKL
- a CDS encoding endonuclease/exonuclease/phosphatase family protein, whose protein sequence is MKILMSNLGYLRGISGSLTHHILFAYRHFYCSAVVQEKVWRQLAEIMSRERPDLCCFVEIEQAAFHKANFCLLEGITGETYPFFDIENKYLNTSPLRSFPLTRGKSNAFLSKQDLPYKKIHFTCGTKRLIYKIGLTSEVTLFFTHFSLNKKVRKRQLLEAGQMVKNTPGEVIFLGDFNILSGFKELAPLLQNGELVLLNRKEHKTFTFHVFHKVLDICLCTKNIAHQCNLQVIPQPYSDHDALLLEIK
- a CDS encoding DUF2933 domain-containing protein — its product is MNQEQYSRKKYGFWHKAFVTKVSIVCLVVLGVLLVIDHWNHVVNALPYLLLLSCPLIHLFMHSKHHHDDKEEKNPYKGEHH